The Vitis vinifera cultivar Pinot Noir 40024 chromosome 12, ASM3070453v1 genome has a segment encoding these proteins:
- the LOC100244577 gene encoding putative disease resistance RPP13-like protein 1 isoform X1, producing MAGAVAGGGALLSASLKVLLNRMDSPEVRTFLRGQKLSATLRRELKMKLLAVKAVLNDAEAKQITNSDVKDWMDELKDAVYDAEDLVDDITTEALRCKMESDSQSQVRNIIFGEGIESRVEGITDTLEYLAQKKDVLGLKEGVGENLSKRWPTTSLVDESGVYGRDADKEKIVESLLFHNASGNKIGVIALVGMGGIGKTTLTQLVYNDRRVVEYFDLKAWVCVSDEFDLVRITKTILMAFDSGTSGKSPDDDDLNLLQLKLKERLSRKKFLLVLDDVWNEDYNIWDLLRTPFSVGLNGSKIIVTTRIKKVAAVMHSAPIHPLGQLSFEDCWSLFAKHAFENGDSSSHPKLEEIGKEIVKKCDGLPLAAKTLGGALYSEVRVKEWENVLNSEMWDLPNNAILPALFLSYYYLPSHLKRCFAYCSIFPQDYQFDKENLILLWMAEGFLQQSKKGKKTMEEVGDGYFYDLLSRSFFQKFGSHKSYFVMHDLISDLARFVSGKVCVHLNDDKINEIPEKLRHLSNFRGGYDSFERFDTLSEVHCLRTFLPLDLRTRHRFDKVSKSRNPVKSGRYGGVFYLSNRVWNDLLLKGQYLRVLSLCYYEITDLPDSIGNLTHLRYLDLTYTPIKRLPESVCNLYNLQTLILYYCERLVGLPEMMCKMISLRHLDIRHSRVKEMPSQMGQLKILEKLSNYRVGKQSGTRVGELRELSHIGGSLVIQELQNVVDAKDASEANLVGKQRLDELELEWNRDSDVEQNGAYIVLNNLQPHSNLRRLTIHRYGGSKFPDWLGGPSILNMVSLRLWNCKNVSTFPPLGQLPSLKHLYILGLGEIERVGAEFYGTEPSFVSLKALSFQDMPVWKEWLCLGGQGGEFPRLKELYIKNCPKLTGDLPNHLPLLTKLEIEECEQLVAPLPRVPAIRVLTTRSCDISQWKELPPLLRSLSITNSDSAESLLEEGMLQSNACLEDLSIINCSFSRPLCRICLPIELKSLAIYECKKLEFLLPEFFKCHHPSIKHLEILGGTCNSLSFNIPHGKFPRLARIQIWGLEGLESLSISISGGDLTTFASLNIGRCPNLVSIELPALNISRYSIFNCENLKSLLHNAACFQSLVLEDCPELIFPIQGLPSNLTSLFIRNCDKLTSQVEWGLQGLPSLTSLTISGLPNLMSLDGMGLQLLTSLRKLQICDGPKLQSLTEERLPSSLSFLTIRDCPLLKDRCKFWTGEDWHLIAHIPHIVIDDQVL from the coding sequence ATGGCCGGGGCTGTAGCAGGAGGAGGAGCACTTCTCTCGGCTTCTCTCAAAGTTCTACTTAATCGGATGGATTCTCCCGAGGTCCGCACCTTCCTCCGAGGACAGAAACTCAGTGCTACGCTCCGAAGGGAGTTGAAGATGAAATTGCTGGCAGTTAAGGCAGTGCTGAATGACGCCGAGGCCAAGCAAATCACGAATTCAGATGTCAAAGATTGGATGGATGAGCTGAAAGATGCTGTGTATGATGCGGAGGACCTGGTGGATGATATCACCACTGAAGCTTTACGATGCAAGATGGAGTCTGATTCTCAATCTCAGGTACGGAACATCATCTTTGGTGAGGGGATCGAGTCCAGGGTAGAGGGGATCACTGACACACTAGAATATCTTGCACAAAAAAAAGATGTTCTCGGGTTGAAAGAAGGCGTTGGAGAAAATTTGTCAAAAAGATGGCCGACGACTTCCTTGGTAGATGAGTCTGGGGTGTACGGTAGGGATGCTGATAAAGAGAAGATAGTTGAGTCTTTGTTGTTCCATAACGCAAGTGGGAATAAGATAGGTGTGATCGCCTTGGTGGGTATGGGCGGTATTGGAAAGACCACCCTTACCCAGCTGGTCTATAATGATAGGAGAGTGGTGGAatattttgatcttaaagcATGGGTTTGTGTTTCAGATGAATTTGATCTTGTCAGGATAACGAAAACCATTCTTATGGCATTCGATTCTGGGACTTCTGGAAAATCGCCTGATGACGATGATTTGAATCTGCTTCAACTTAAATTGAAGGAGAGACTTAGCAGGAAGAAATTCTTACTTGTCCTTGACGATGTTTGGAATGAAGACTATAATATTTGGGATTTGCTGCGAACTCCATTCAGTGTTGGTCTAAATGGAAGTAAGATTATTGTAACCACACGAATCAAGAAGGTTGCTGCAGTCATGCATTCAGCTCCTATTCATCCTTTAGGACAGTTATCCTTTGAAGATTGTTGGTCCCTATTTGCAAAACATGCATTTGAAAATGGAGATTCTAGTTCACATCCAAAGCTAGAAGAAATTGGCAAGGAGATTGTAAAAAAGTGTGATGGATTGCCTTTAGCTGCAAAAACCCTTGGAGGTGCCTTATATTCAGAGGTTCGAGTAAAAGAATGGGAAAATGTATTGAACAGTGAAATGTGGGATTTACCAAATAATGCGATTCTTCCTGCCTTATTCTTGAGCTACTATTATCTTCCTTCACATCTAAAACGATGTTTTGCATattgttctatttttcctcaaGACTACCAATTTGACAAGGAAAACTTGATTTTACTGTGGATGGCAGAAGGGTTTTTGCAACAAtcaaaaaaaggtaagaaaacaATGGAAGAGGTAGGTGATGGGTACTTTTATGACCTATTATCAAGgtcattttttcaaaagtttggtAGCCACAAATCATATTTTGTAATGCATGATCTCATTAGCGACTTGGCTCGATTTGTTTCTGGAAAAGTTTGTGTTCATTTGAATGATGATAAGATAAATGAAATTCCTGAAAAGCTTCGTCACTTATCAAATTTTAGAGGCGGATATGACTCCTTTGAGAGATTTGACACCCTTAGTGAAGTTCATTGTCTTCGGACCTTCTTGCCATTGGATTTGAGGACTCGGCATCGGTTTGACAAGGTTTCAAAGTCAAGAAATCCAGTTAAGAGTGGAAGGTATGGTGGAGTGTTTTACTTGAGTAATAGAGTTTGGAATGATTTATTATTGAAAGGTCAATATTTACGAGTGTTATCGTTGTGTTATTATGAGATAACGGATTTGCCGGATTCAATTGGTAATTTAACACATTTACGCTATTTGGACCTTACCTACACACCCATCAAAAGATTACCTGAATCTGTTtgtaatttgtataatttacaGACATTGATATTATATTATTGTGAGCGTCTTGTTGGATTGCCTGAAATGATGTGCAAAATGATTAGCTTACGTCATCTTGATATCAGGCATAGCAGAGTGAAAGAGATGCCAAGTCAAATGGgtcaattaaaaattttagaaaaattgagtAACTATAGAGTAGGCAAGCAAAGCGGGACGAGGGTTGGAGAGTTGAGGGAGCTTTCCCACATTGGTGGGAGTCTTGTCATTCAAGAGCTGCAGAATGTGGTTGATGCTAAGGATGCCTCAGAGGCCAATTTGGTAGGCAAGCAGCGTTTGGATGAGTTAGAGCTGGAATGGAATCGTGATAGTGATGTTGAACAAAATGGAGCATACATAGTCCTCAACAACTTACAACCTCATTCAAATTTAAGGAGACTCACTATTCATAGATATGGTGGTTCAAAATTTCCAGACTGGTTAGGAGGTCCTTCAATTCTGAATATGGTGTCGCTACGTCTCTGGAATTGTAAGAATGTGTCAACCTTCCCACCGCTTGGGCAGCTACCCTCCCttaaacatttatatatattgggGTTGGGGGAGATAGAAAGAGTGGGCGCTGAGTTTTATGGGACTGAGCCCTCCTTTGTATCCTTAAAAGCTCTATCATTTCAGGATATGCCAGTATGGAAGGAATGGTTGTGTTTGGGAGGCCAAGGTGGAGAATTCCCTCGTCTCAAGGAGCTTTATATAAAGAATTGTCCCAAGCTAACTGGGGACTTACCAAACCATCTGCCTTTATTGACGAAACTAGAGATTGAAGAATGTGAGCAGCTTGTGGCTCCACTTCCAAGGGTTCCAGCCATCCGTGTATTGACGACGCGCAGCTGTGACATCTCACAGTGGAAGGAACTGCCACCACTATTGCGGAGTCTCTCAATTACAAATTCCGACTCTGCGGAGTCTCTACTGGAGGAGGGAATGTTGCAAAGCAACGCTTGTCTTGAAGATTTGAGCATCATAAACTGTTCTTTTTCCAGACCCCTGTGCAGAATTTGTTTACCCATTGAATTGAAATCATTGGCCATCTATGAGTGTAAGAAACTAGAGTTTCTCCTACCTGAGTTCTTCAAATGTCACCACCCTTCCATTAAACATTTGGAAATCTTAGGTGGCACTTGCAATTCTCTCTCATTCAATATCCCACACGGCAAGTTCCCAAGGTtggctaggattcaaatctggGGTCTCGAGGGGCTTGAATCCCTCTCCATTTCAATTTCGGGCGGGGATCTTACAACTTTTGCTTCGTTGAACATCGGAAGGTGCCCTAATCTTGTGTCTATTGAATTGCCAGCTCTCAACATCTCACGATATTCAATCTTCAATTGCGAGAATCTCAAGTCGCTGCTGCACAACGCTGCATGCTTTCAATCATTAGTGTTAGAAGATTGTCCGGAATTGATATTCCCAATACAGGGTCTTCCCTCCAACCTAACTTCACTATTTATTAGAAACTGCGACAAACTCACATCCCAGGTGGAGTGGGGTCTGCAAGGACTGCCCTCTCTTACCTCTCTCACAATCTCAGGTCTTCCAAATCTCATGTCCCTGGACGGTATGGGGCTTCAACTGCTCACCTCTCTTCGAAAATTACAGATCTGTGACGGCCCCAAGCTCCAATCTTTGACAGAAGAGCGGCTACCCAGctccctttcttttctaacaatcCGCGACTGTCCATTGCTGAAAGATCGGTGCAAGTTTTGGACAGGGGAAGATTGGCATCTTATAGCTCACATTCCACACATTGTGATCGATGACCAAGTTTTGTAA
- the LOC100244577 gene encoding putative disease resistance protein At3g14460 isoform X2 → MLCMMRRTWWMISPLKLYDARWSLILNLRITKTILMAFDSGTSGKSPDDDDLNLLQLKLKERLSRKKFLLVLDDVWNEDYNIWDLLRTPFSVGLNGSKIIVTTRIKKVAAVMHSAPIHPLGQLSFEDCWSLFAKHAFENGDSSSHPKLEEIGKEIVKKCDGLPLAAKTLGGALYSEVRVKEWENVLNSEMWDLPNNAILPALFLSYYYLPSHLKRCFAYCSIFPQDYQFDKENLILLWMAEGFLQQSKKGKKTMEEVGDGYFYDLLSRSFFQKFGSHKSYFVMHDLISDLARFVSGKVCVHLNDDKINEIPEKLRHLSNFRGGYDSFERFDTLSEVHCLRTFLPLDLRTRHRFDKVSKSRNPVKSGRYGGVFYLSNRVWNDLLLKGQYLRVLSLCYYEITDLPDSIGNLTHLRYLDLTYTPIKRLPESVCNLYNLQTLILYYCERLVGLPEMMCKMISLRHLDIRHSRVKEMPSQMGQLKILEKLSNYRVGKQSGTRVGELRELSHIGGSLVIQELQNVVDAKDASEANLVGKQRLDELELEWNRDSDVEQNGAYIVLNNLQPHSNLRRLTIHRYGGSKFPDWLGGPSILNMVSLRLWNCKNVSTFPPLGQLPSLKHLYILGLGEIERVGAEFYGTEPSFVSLKALSFQDMPVWKEWLCLGGQGGEFPRLKELYIKNCPKLTGDLPNHLPLLTKLEIEECEQLVAPLPRVPAIRVLTTRSCDISQWKELPPLLRSLSITNSDSAESLLEEGMLQSNACLEDLSIINCSFSRPLCRICLPIELKSLAIYECKKLEFLLPEFFKCHHPSIKHLEILGGTCNSLSFNIPHGKFPRLARIQIWGLEGLESLSISISGGDLTTFASLNIGRCPNLVSIELPALNISRYSIFNCENLKSLLHNAACFQSLVLEDCPELIFPIQGLPSNLTSLFIRNCDKLTSQVEWGLQGLPSLTSLTISGLPNLMSLDGMGLQLLTSLRKLQICDGPKLQSLTEERLPSSLSFLTIRDCPLLKDRCKFWTGEDWHLIAHIPHIVIDDQVL, encoded by the exons ATGCTGTGTATGATGCGGAGGACCTGGTGGATGATATCACCACTGAAGCTTTACGATGCAAGATGGAGTCTGATTCTCAATCTCAG GATAACGAAAACCATTCTTATGGCATTCGATTCTGGGACTTCTGGAAAATCGCCTGATGACGATGATTTGAATCTGCTTCAACTTAAATTGAAGGAGAGACTTAGCAGGAAGAAATTCTTACTTGTCCTTGACGATGTTTGGAATGAAGACTATAATATTTGGGATTTGCTGCGAACTCCATTCAGTGTTGGTCTAAATGGAAGTAAGATTATTGTAACCACACGAATCAAGAAGGTTGCTGCAGTCATGCATTCAGCTCCTATTCATCCTTTAGGACAGTTATCCTTTGAAGATTGTTGGTCCCTATTTGCAAAACATGCATTTGAAAATGGAGATTCTAGTTCACATCCAAAGCTAGAAGAAATTGGCAAGGAGATTGTAAAAAAGTGTGATGGATTGCCTTTAGCTGCAAAAACCCTTGGAGGTGCCTTATATTCAGAGGTTCGAGTAAAAGAATGGGAAAATGTATTGAACAGTGAAATGTGGGATTTACCAAATAATGCGATTCTTCCTGCCTTATTCTTGAGCTACTATTATCTTCCTTCACATCTAAAACGATGTTTTGCATattgttctatttttcctcaaGACTACCAATTTGACAAGGAAAACTTGATTTTACTGTGGATGGCAGAAGGGTTTTTGCAACAAtcaaaaaaaggtaagaaaacaATGGAAGAGGTAGGTGATGGGTACTTTTATGACCTATTATCAAGgtcattttttcaaaagtttggtAGCCACAAATCATATTTTGTAATGCATGATCTCATTAGCGACTTGGCTCGATTTGTTTCTGGAAAAGTTTGTGTTCATTTGAATGATGATAAGATAAATGAAATTCCTGAAAAGCTTCGTCACTTATCAAATTTTAGAGGCGGATATGACTCCTTTGAGAGATTTGACACCCTTAGTGAAGTTCATTGTCTTCGGACCTTCTTGCCATTGGATTTGAGGACTCGGCATCGGTTTGACAAGGTTTCAAAGTCAAGAAATCCAGTTAAGAGTGGAAGGTATGGTGGAGTGTTTTACTTGAGTAATAGAGTTTGGAATGATTTATTATTGAAAGGTCAATATTTACGAGTGTTATCGTTGTGTTATTATGAGATAACGGATTTGCCGGATTCAATTGGTAATTTAACACATTTACGCTATTTGGACCTTACCTACACACCCATCAAAAGATTACCTGAATCTGTTtgtaatttgtataatttacaGACATTGATATTATATTATTGTGAGCGTCTTGTTGGATTGCCTGAAATGATGTGCAAAATGATTAGCTTACGTCATCTTGATATCAGGCATAGCAGAGTGAAAGAGATGCCAAGTCAAATGGgtcaattaaaaattttagaaaaattgagtAACTATAGAGTAGGCAAGCAAAGCGGGACGAGGGTTGGAGAGTTGAGGGAGCTTTCCCACATTGGTGGGAGTCTTGTCATTCAAGAGCTGCAGAATGTGGTTGATGCTAAGGATGCCTCAGAGGCCAATTTGGTAGGCAAGCAGCGTTTGGATGAGTTAGAGCTGGAATGGAATCGTGATAGTGATGTTGAACAAAATGGAGCATACATAGTCCTCAACAACTTACAACCTCATTCAAATTTAAGGAGACTCACTATTCATAGATATGGTGGTTCAAAATTTCCAGACTGGTTAGGAGGTCCTTCAATTCTGAATATGGTGTCGCTACGTCTCTGGAATTGTAAGAATGTGTCAACCTTCCCACCGCTTGGGCAGCTACCCTCCCttaaacatttatatatattgggGTTGGGGGAGATAGAAAGAGTGGGCGCTGAGTTTTATGGGACTGAGCCCTCCTTTGTATCCTTAAAAGCTCTATCATTTCAGGATATGCCAGTATGGAAGGAATGGTTGTGTTTGGGAGGCCAAGGTGGAGAATTCCCTCGTCTCAAGGAGCTTTATATAAAGAATTGTCCCAAGCTAACTGGGGACTTACCAAACCATCTGCCTTTATTGACGAAACTAGAGATTGAAGAATGTGAGCAGCTTGTGGCTCCACTTCCAAGGGTTCCAGCCATCCGTGTATTGACGACGCGCAGCTGTGACATCTCACAGTGGAAGGAACTGCCACCACTATTGCGGAGTCTCTCAATTACAAATTCCGACTCTGCGGAGTCTCTACTGGAGGAGGGAATGTTGCAAAGCAACGCTTGTCTTGAAGATTTGAGCATCATAAACTGTTCTTTTTCCAGACCCCTGTGCAGAATTTGTTTACCCATTGAATTGAAATCATTGGCCATCTATGAGTGTAAGAAACTAGAGTTTCTCCTACCTGAGTTCTTCAAATGTCACCACCCTTCCATTAAACATTTGGAAATCTTAGGTGGCACTTGCAATTCTCTCTCATTCAATATCCCACACGGCAAGTTCCCAAGGTtggctaggattcaaatctggGGTCTCGAGGGGCTTGAATCCCTCTCCATTTCAATTTCGGGCGGGGATCTTACAACTTTTGCTTCGTTGAACATCGGAAGGTGCCCTAATCTTGTGTCTATTGAATTGCCAGCTCTCAACATCTCACGATATTCAATCTTCAATTGCGAGAATCTCAAGTCGCTGCTGCACAACGCTGCATGCTTTCAATCATTAGTGTTAGAAGATTGTCCGGAATTGATATTCCCAATACAGGGTCTTCCCTCCAACCTAACTTCACTATTTATTAGAAACTGCGACAAACTCACATCCCAGGTGGAGTGGGGTCTGCAAGGACTGCCCTCTCTTACCTCTCTCACAATCTCAGGTCTTCCAAATCTCATGTCCCTGGACGGTATGGGGCTTCAACTGCTCACCTCTCTTCGAAAATTACAGATCTGTGACGGCCCCAAGCTCCAATCTTTGACAGAAGAGCGGCTACCCAGctccctttcttttctaacaatcCGCGACTGTCCATTGCTGAAAGATCGGTGCAAGTTTTGGACAGGGGAAGATTGGCATCTTATAGCTCACATTCCACACATTGTGATCGATGACCAAGTTTTGTAA